The following coding sequences lie in one Cannabis sativa cultivar Pink pepper isolate KNU-18-1 chromosome 5, ASM2916894v1, whole genome shotgun sequence genomic window:
- the LOC115717186 gene encoding probable lysophospholipase BODYGUARD 1: protein MVLGMGMGRKVRFAMLLIGRAINDSVSFVVFTILDLVDLFLCLLYRVADFFIEAEWKSCYCSSSSSSSSSSNSGKILVSEHGESKIVSLSSTKLRLEEISDTLYRRPSLLTEVSKLTINELKRLKLDANNNNNNNNNVINNNNNKGTTFMVNSTIVEMLQGKIGGNNNHNHNHNLNSHVRIPRWSDCDCKFCTCWTSSTKETLYVKSEGPKSDLAEENENVLFIHGFISSSAFWTETVFPNLSNEAKTKYRLFAIDLLGFGRSPKPSDSLYTLREHLDMIERSVLEPNKVKSFHIVAHSLGCILALALAVKHPGSVKSLTLLAPPYFPVPKGEHATQYVMRRVAPRRVWPLIGFGASLACWYEHISRTICLVICKNHRLVEFLVKLITRNRLRTFLLEGFFCHTHNAAWHTLHNIICGTAAKLDAYLTVVRDRLSCDVHVFHGEDDELIPVECSHNVKAKIPRAHIKVINKKDHITIVVGRQKAFASELEQIWRNSSTKT, encoded by the exons atggtattgggaatgggaatggggagAAAAGTGAGATTTGCTATGTTGTTGATAGGAAGAGCAATAAACGACAGTGTTAGCTTTGTCGTTTTTACAATTCTAGACCTTGTTGATCTATTCCTCTGTTTGCTATACAGAGTAGCTGATTTTTTCATCGAAGCAGAGTGGAAATCTTGTTATtgctcttcatcttcttcatcttcttcatcatcaaatAGTGGTAAGATCTTGGTATCTGAACATGGTGAGTCAAAGATTGTTTCTTTAAGTTCAACTAAGCTCAGATTAGAGGAAATTTCAGATACCCTTTATAGAAGACCTTCTTTGTTGACTGAGGTATCTAAGTTGACTATTAATGAGCTTAAAAGGTTGAAGCTTGatgctaataataataataataataataataatgttattaataataataataataaaggtaCAACCTTTATGGTTAATTCCACCATTGTTGAAATGCTTCAAGGAAAAATTGGTggaaataataatcataatcataatcataatcTTAATTCTCATGTTCGAATTCCAAGATGGTCTGATTGTGATTGTAAGTTTTGTACTTGTTGGACTTCTTCAACCAAAGAAACTCTCTATGTCAAATCAGAAGGGCCTAAATCAG ATTTGGCTGAAGAAAATGAAAATGTGTTGTTTATTCATGGATTCATCTCATCATCGGCTTTTTGGACCGAAACGGTGTTTCCAAACTTGTCAAATGAGGCAAAAACAAAGTATCGTTTGTTTGCTATTGATTTACTTGGCTTCGGAAGAAGTCCGAAGCCAAGTGACTCTCTCTATACATTGAGAGAGCATTTGGATATGATCGAAAGGTCGGTTTTGGAACCTAATAAAGTAAAATCATTCCACATTGTTGCTCATTCTTTAGGGTGTATTTTGGCTTTGGCTCTAGCGGTCAAACACCCCGGTTCGGTCAAATCCCTAACTTTACTTGCCCCa ccATATTTTCCAGTACCGAAAGGCGAACATGCGACTCAGTACGTGATGAGAAGGGTTGCGCCGAGGCGAGTGTGGCCGCTCATCGGGTTTGGTGCTTCACTTGCGTGTTGGTACGAACATATCAGCCGAACAATTTGTTTAGTTATATGCAAAAACCATCGGTTGGTGGAGTTTCTTGTGAAACTCATTACTCGAAACAG GTTGAGAACATTCTTGCTTGAAGGGTTTTTTTGCCACACACACAATGCTGCATGGCATACACTTCACAATATAATTTGCGGGACCGCGGCCAAATTGGACGCTTATCTGACCGTCGTTCGTGACCGGTTAAGCTGCGATGTCCACGTGTTTCATGGCGAGGACGACGAGCTCATACCGGTCGAGTGTAGTCACAATGTAAAGGCGAAAATTCCAAGAGCTCATATCAAAGTAATCAACAAAAAAGATCACATTACTATTGTTGTTGGTCGCCAGAAAGCTTTTGCTTCTGAATT